Part of the Sorghum bicolor cultivar BTx623 chromosome 1, Sorghum_bicolor_NCBIv3, whole genome shotgun sequence genome, ATAGTTTTGTTCTACTATCATGCAAACAACTGTACCTCTCAGATAGTAAGTCCTAAAATAAAGGAGAGATAAATGATGCAGACAACTTTGGGCAATTGGGCATGAACTCCATCAGTCTAGTTACAAAACACGGCATCAGTCCCAGAAGAATATAGTTCTGCTCAAGGATGGCGACCGAAGTGATGAACCCTAACAAACTCAATGCAGAAATCAACACGGAAGCCTCCTTCCGGAAGCTTACCATGTGCTCATCGCTTCCTTTTTCCCTTTGTTATTAAAAGTCAGGGAGGAAAAGGCACCAATTAATATTACTACACACAAAATACCACGCTACATGTTCCCGTGAAACAGCTGCCAAACAAACAGTAGCAAACGAAAAATCACTGTCCAGATCCAGAAACAGCCATAGCTCTGATTGTAATATAGCCCAACATTCCAACGAGGCAACGACAAAGCGCCAagccatatacatatataagcatATGGAGAATAACCATGAGTCGAAAGCAACAGGGTAGCAAGGAGAAGTACAGTACAGAGGAGGGATCCAAATCCAATCCAAATGTGGTAGACAGAAGACCTCAGGAGATATGAGCATCTGATCCTATCATCACACCGGACTGCCTGTAGCATGTGCTGATAGGGCCGTGAGTGTAACATGCACTTGAATGCTGTAACATCATAGGAAAAGTCTGGAGAGGGAACCCTCGGCCTCCAATCTGAACTCTGAAGATGAGAGCCTGGCATCTTGCAAGTTGCAACAAGCATAGTAGGGCTCCACACAGATTCTCGCAGCTGCTGCCAGCCACAAGATCGCCAGGAGGATGCTGAACCGTTGCCGTGGAGCATGTCCACAGTCCGCGTCGTGTGAAGTGCATGGACTGACTGACTGGCGACCTCATCTCCTGCAGACCAAACCTTTCCACAAGCAGAAAATGGTGTTAGCAACCTATATAGATAAGATCAGTGTTGTGAGTTTTGGTTCCCCAGAAACAGGAGCAGGCAGAAAGACAAGACTGATTGGTCAGCTAACAAAAACATTTCAAAACTTCTTTTTTTCTAATTAAAGAAAACAAACTGCAAATATCTCATTGATTTAGTATAACAGTATTCCAAGGAAAATTGTTTCGACACTACCTTATGACATCCTAGGAATTGACAGCTGATTGAATACTGTTGTTAAAATCAGTACATTTGTACATACAGTAGGAGTCAGAGTTGGCATCTCAGGGGAGAAAAGTTGCTATCTACCTTCAACTCTGCATTTACATGTGATTGTAGCATTCATGTCCAGACAAGTATATTGCCATATGATATAGATATACTACAGTGCAGCTATAGAGATGCCACCTGCTCCTTATCATGTCAGTATTTTCAGTGATTGCCAGGAAGAAGACCTTTTCTTGATCCTGTAAGTGtcaagaaaaggatggttaaaccAACTGGTCTTGACGTTATCTACCTCTTTCCTAATATGTACAAAACTGTCAATTCAATCTCAAGGAAGGGATCCACCCGTTAAAACTCACAGGCTGTACTTCGTATAATACTCATCCATTCCAGTCTCTCTTGAACAATATACTGCACAGTGGTATGCAGATCGAATTCTTCCACAGATAGAATATGGTGGTAGACAGGCAGTTGTCTTGTTACCTATACTAGACTCCTAATAATACTCTAAAACTAAGCTTAGATGTCAAAGAATATGTCGCTGACACTTCTGTACAGATATACAACTCGAGGTACCTATGCTATGCATCGTCAGTCTATCAGTGCAACAAATTACGAGATTTTCCTCATTCTAAACTCCATCAAAACTAGGTGGTTGCCCTGCCCTAGAAGTTGGCACAACAGTACTAGCAGCCACTTCCAGTATACTATTGGGTTCTTCGGCTTGTGCTATTTGATGTCCATAAACATGGGGTCCTGGTACCTGCAGAACAATTGACGGTTTATTTAGTTAATTAGCTAGGTGATGAGCAGACAAAAGAAGGTTGAAATTGTCCCTGAAGTCCACAACATCTGGGTCATAATACTATGATCTCACCTGAGGTACCACCGCTGTTCGCCCATCTAGGTGAAGGAAGTGATTACTTGCCTCCCTGAGGTGACCGTTTTGCATCATCTGGTTCGCAGCATTCAGTGGATTCATAGCTGGAGATGAGTTCAGAGGGATATGATTTGGCAGGGGGTGGTTCATGTATGGTAATCTTGGCATCTGACTTAGGCCTTGCGCTGCAGGGATGCAACCTGAATTCATGCCTAGAGCCATTGGTGGCATGAATTGGTGAGCACCAGGAAACATCATTGGTGCCATCCCAGAAGTCATCCACATGATCTGAAACATATCTATTTCTTAGTTTCGCTACCAGAAAATCATCTCATTGGGATCATGTAAGTTTAGGTAGGAGTAGCTGCTAACCTGAACTTGCATTTGGAGGGACTTGAGATACTCAATCGTCTCATCTAATATCGACGCTTTGTCAGTCTGAAAACAATTCGAGTTGATAAATAAAGTAAGACAAAATGAGATGACCGAAAAACAAACTAGACATACTGACAATGATCAAGGACATAGTATGTTACCACTCACCAACAGAGTTTCATTATTCAAGGGACTTGGACACCTGACAAGAAAAGATGAATAATACTGTATTAATATACCTTGTTGCAGTGCGGGATCAGCTCTTGCAACGCGCGCATCTTTTCATTGATCCTGTCCCTTCTTCTCTACATCAGCATTCAGCAGCAGTCAATAAACGCTGTAAGAACAATTTACCAACAAGCTGCCTGCCTTTCTGAATATAGGCTTTGCTTTGCTTTCCAAGCACAATCTGATTCTGATCTCACCCTCTCTGAGAGATTATGAACTTCAGCTGCACGAGTCCGGCGTTTCGGCCCATGTCGCCGCGACGGTTTGGTCTCCTCAGTTGCCTCCTCACACTCGGCATCCTGCAATTTCCTCATCAATTCTATTCCACTCAAGCATCCCTATTTTCCTAGTAGTTCGTTCAGGATACAGGAACCAAACAAGATGAACAAAGTAGACGACACCTCACTCGGACTATCTGAGTCGTCTCTACACCTCCCCTTCCTCTTGTGGACATGGACGCTGTCACTTGGCAGCCCGGATCCCCCATAGTTGCTTCCAGACCCACCGGACGACGATGTGCCGTCGTGCCCGCCGGCACCGCTGGTCCCTGCCGACTGCAATGCAGCGTCCTTCCTGCTGGTCCCTGCCGGCGTCCTGGGCACCTGGTTGCTGCCGCAGAAGGTGGAGCAGATGTCGCCGGCCCAGCTCGACTCGACGCCGCTGCTCCCaaccggcagcggcggcggcggcgacggctgcGGGGTAGCCAGGAGCGTGCCCTCGTGTTGCGGGGCGGCGTCGGCGATGGTGCTGTACCAGAGATGCGTGTACAGGTCCTTCTCGAGGGCGTCGTCGAGGGTGTCCGGGAACCACGCGGCGGTCTCCTCGCCGGTGAGGCCGCTGGCGCCAGCCGGGCGGTCGCGGTCggagggcggcggcgccggcgccggcgccggcctgTGGTGCGCCTGGGGCTGCGCGACGACGCTCCCGTTGTGCCACAGCAGCTCGATGAGGTCGTCGTCCGCGCTGCGGTGCGGGCGCCATTGGAGGGAGCACGCGCAAATCAGCGTCCGTCCAGGGAGGaccatcaatcaatcaatcaatggaCACGAAAGGAGAATCCTTACACGATGGGCTTCTTCTGATTCGCCGCCGACGACCTCGCATTGCCGTCCATCTCGGCAGGATTTCTAGGACCCGGAGGAGAACGCCTCGTCTCCTGCAGAAGGGGAGAAGGCCCGTGGCAAGAACAGCCGGCGTCAGCGAACTAACCAAGACAAGAACCTTCTCCGTCGAAGCAGAACCCCAATAGAAGGTGAAGGAGCAAGAAAAACAGATAGACAAgaaaggggaggaggaggagaagagaagcTAGAGCTAGCTACCCTTCTCGATTGCGGTTGCggaagagagaaagaaagatAGAGTGGTACTGCTGATGAATACTGACGACTGAGCCAGTGAGCTGACGTCAAGTCTAGTACCTGAACGGAGTACTGCTCCGCTCGAGCAGAGATGCCTTGCGAAGTCGTCTTCTACCCCCGCCTCCGTGCAAGCTGCAAGCAGGAGAGCTTTTATGAGGCAGGTCCGTAGCAGCAGCACGGCCACCGCAGCACGGCATGAGCACACACAAGTCGGAGCAAGTGCTCGTACACCGGGTGGCTGCGCCACTGTCCCGTTTTAAGTGTTCTCTCACTGTACACTGCACTTCGCTCTCGAGAAAGAAGAGAGGccgtggggtggggtggggtggggtggggtggcGCCGTGGCGGGTGAGGGGATTTTCGCGTGGATTTTTTCCCGGGAAATAGTAGTGATGGGGAGTGAGATGAGATTGGGATGAGATGGACGCGATTTTTGCAGCTGCGATTTCGATGGCGGGCGGAGGCGGACAAGCGTTGGCGATGTCGGATCCCCTTGGCGTGGCCGGATAAATGTCGGCCATCGGAATTGGCAGCTTGGATGGAGCAAGGAATGGATGATGCATCGTTTGCCCTTGCTCTGCTCCTGCTATTGCGGCAAGCTGCTGCTTCGGATTGCGCAAATAAACTACTGTTTAAGAACATCTCTCCAATAATTATGCAATTGAACTTTGCATTCTTGAATTTTActaaaaatcttaaaatttgctctccaacagttttgtatTTGACTTATGTATTTTgacaaacttggcatttgatggaccaaacATTTTTGCATATGCACAATGGCTTGGCAATTTTGATATTCTGAGAATCTTGGGACTCCTTGTCGTGCCCGTACTCCCCACGTCGCGATAGTTTTCCGCGATACGAGACCTCCCCGTGCGCGACGTGGACTTGCGGGATGAACACGGCCGCGCGACGCGCGAGAGAATTGCGTGCGACGGGCGAAGGAATTGCGCGCGAAAAAGAAATCGCTCGCGCGACGCGCGAGAGAATTTCCCGCGAAGATGAAAGATTTCCGAACAAAAATAGTTGGGTCCACTATTTTGGAAAATGTCAAGTCAAAAATgtcaaacacttggagatggaacttattttttctttggcaaaacgtttagggacttggcaaactctaacaaatggcaaattccaattgcataactgttggagatgctcaaaCAATGAGAGTTGTTTCTCCTCTGCAACTGAAGGCACTGTGATTTCTTCTCCATTTTCTTCTTGTCTTGGAGGAACAAGATCCCAGGTAAATTAtctgttaaatataaataaaagagcaaCCTTTTGCAATACATTCCAAAGGGATTGGGTTTGGATCATTCATCCAGAACTTAAAGGAAGGTACAGGATGTAGTTGGGCAGTACTCTTGCTCGCTCCGTTCTTTTCTAAGGGTCGTTCTCACTTTTGGAGAAGATAAATATACTCAACTTTGATTTAATATATAAGAAAAAATTATTATTTACGATAGATATATCGTTGAGAttgtttttataataaatttatttagagaaataaatattattaatattttttata contains:
- the LOC8084151 gene encoding serine/arginine repetitive matrix protein 1 isoform X1 → MPCCGGRAAATDLPHKSSPACSLHGGGGRRRLRKASLLERSSTPFRRRGVLLRVLEILPRWTAMRGRRRRIRRSPSSRTTTSSSCCGTTGASSRSPRRTTGRRRRRRRRPPTATARLAPAASPARRPPRGSRTPSTTPSRRTCTRISGTAPSPTPPRNTRARSWLPRSRRRRRRCRLGAAASSRAGPATSAPPSAAATRCPGRRQGPAGRTLHCSRQGPAVPAGTTAHRRPVGLEATMGDPGCQVTASMSTRGRGGVETTQIVRVRMPSVRRQLRRPNRRGDMGRNAGLVQLKFIISQRGRDRINEKMRALQELIPHCNKTDKASILDETIEYLKSLQMQVQIMWMTSGMAPMMFPGAHQFMPPMALGMNSGCIPAAQGLSQMPRLPYMNHPLPNHIPLNSSPAMNPLNAANQMMQNGHLREASNHFLHLDGRTAVVPQVPGPHVYGHQIAQAEEPNSILEVAASTVVPTSRAGQPPSFDGV
- the LOC8084151 gene encoding transcription factor PIF5 isoform X2, which produces MDGNARSSAANQKKPIVADDDLIELLWHNGSVVAQPQAHHRPAPAPAPPPSDRDRPAGASGLTGEETAAWFPDTLDDALEKDLYTHLWYSTIADAAPQHEGTLLATPQPSPPPPLPVGSSGVESSWAGDICSTFCGSNQVPRTPAGTSRKDAALQSAGTSGAGGHDGTSSSGGSGSNYGGSGLPSDSVHVHKRKGRCRDDSDSPSEDAECEEATEETKPSRRHGPKRRTRAAEVHNLSERRRRDRINEKMRALQELIPHCNKTDKASILDETIEYLKSLQMQVQIMWMTSGMAPMMFPGAHQFMPPMALGMNSGCIPAAQGLSQMPRLPYMNHPLPNHIPLNSSPAMNPLNAANQMMQNGHLREASNHFLHLDGRTAVVPQVPGPHVYGHQIAQAEEPNSILEVAASTVVPTSRAGQPPSFDGV